In the Xiamenia xianingshaonis genome, one interval contains:
- a CDS encoding prenyltransferase/squalene oxidase repeat-containing protein, translating to MGAAGLKKTTGKLGRALLAVALVGACAPVRAWADEADAPCAAVAEDPAPAEATEDVAPASGDLAPSADDPAGTDEAAASLSDPVANGGASTDPNVADDPAGVETAYSAEAATAAPVSETDVFALMTSIAGQYATTSDAWACMDMAAVGLLSSESKAALVDGAASAMQMPGAANAATAFQRTIIALTAVGEDATKVPDAAAGEPYNAVAAMADAVTAASPVNVLAFTLLAYEGGYDVPPDAKLTKEQLVAALTSKQLEDGGFAYHGSASDADMTAMVVAALAPVAQDDATLQPVVDEALGALHALQHDDGGWGATGMGVQTATNANSTAMAVVALCALGMDPATTWATASGSTPLSALLAQAAPDKTSFHYDGKPNNSATEQGFRALAAYRGLKNTNEPYNIYVQAKDHDATFPPTQPENTGGAEDPSAGQGGAEQPDPSQGGTESSGSDAAHNPLHPTTSDQQPSGPDDQLQPTDEGAGASGATATTGKASAAASSLAGAQAAKVKATPLAQTDDKAFYLMAGALGLSAAALAAVAGLAGRRRLCEAASDRPCQDVEQDCK from the coding sequence CGCCTGCCTCGGGCGATCTGGCGCCATCGGCCGACGATCCGGCCGGCACCGACGAGGCCGCCGCGTCGCTTTCCGATCCTGTCGCAAACGGCGGCGCGTCGACCGATCCGAACGTCGCCGACGATCCGGCCGGCGTTGAAACAGCGTACAGCGCAGAGGCCGCAACGGCCGCGCCGGTCAGCGAAACCGACGTGTTCGCGCTCATGACCAGCATTGCTGGGCAGTATGCGACGACCAGCGACGCTTGGGCCTGCATGGACATGGCGGCCGTCGGCCTGTTGTCGTCTGAGTCGAAGGCGGCGCTTGTTGACGGCGCCGCGTCCGCCATGCAAATGCCCGGGGCCGCCAATGCGGCGACGGCGTTCCAGCGCACGATCATCGCGCTCACGGCGGTGGGCGAGGACGCGACCAAGGTGCCCGACGCCGCTGCGGGCGAGCCGTACAACGCCGTTGCGGCCATGGCCGACGCCGTCACGGCCGCCTCTCCCGTCAACGTGCTGGCGTTCACGCTTTTGGCCTACGAGGGCGGCTACGACGTGCCGCCCGACGCGAAGCTGACAAAAGAGCAGCTCGTCGCGGCGTTGACGTCGAAGCAGCTGGAAGACGGCGGTTTTGCGTACCACGGAAGCGCGTCGGACGCCGACATGACGGCCATGGTCGTCGCGGCGTTGGCGCCTGTTGCGCAAGACGACGCAACGCTGCAGCCCGTCGTGGACGAGGCCTTGGGGGCGCTTCATGCGCTGCAGCACGACGACGGCGGCTGGGGCGCGACGGGCATGGGCGTGCAGACGGCGACGAACGCCAATTCGACCGCGATGGCCGTCGTGGCCCTGTGCGCGCTTGGCATGGACCCTGCGACCACCTGGGCCACGGCATCCGGGTCGACGCCGCTTTCGGCCCTGCTCGCCCAGGCCGCGCCGGACAAAACGTCGTTCCACTACGATGGCAAGCCGAACAATTCAGCCACTGAACAGGGATTTCGGGCGCTTGCCGCCTATCGCGGCCTCAAGAACACGAACGAGCCCTACAACATCTACGTCCAGGCGAAGGACCACGATGCGACGTTTCCACCGACGCAGCCCGAAAACACTGGCGGCGCGGAAGACCCCAGCGCGGGCCAAGGCGGCGCGGAACAGCCGGACCCCTCGCAGGGCGGCACCGAATCTTCGGGGAGCGATGCGGCGCACAACCCGCTGCATCCGACGACGTCGGACCAGCAGCCAAGCGGCCCGGACGACCAGCTGCAGCCGACCGACGAAGGCGCGGGCGCTTCCGGGGCGACGGCGACGACGGGAAAGGCTTCGGCCGCGGCGTCGTCGCTTGCGGGGGCACAGGCGGCGAAGGTGAAGGCCACGCCGCTCGCTCAGACGGACGATAAAGCGTTTTACCTGATGGCAGGTGCGCTCGGGCTTTCGGCGGCAGCGCTTGCGGCCGTCGCAGGGCTGGCCGGGCGGCGTCGCCTGTGCGAGGCGGCTTCAGACAGGCCGTGCCAAGACGTTGAACAGGATTGCAAGTGA
- a CDS encoding energy-coupling factor transporter transmembrane component T: MGAVGELFHPAVVFAWGASTIVLSMVFMQPVLAVVSWAGAVLAHAACRGLRATAASLAWQAPLMALVALGNFVFAAQGSTELFRIGARAFYFESLVFGCVMALSLSAMLLWFSVLFSVATPDDVLDLVGGALPVTGLLTSMTCSLVPQFTRRGQAVRDVMAANTAAVRSSGGAGSASDAPRRASARRLSLPSAASLRQPLRVLTVVVGWGLEDSLDRAASCKARAWGSGPRTRYRRRGLRRVDVAALALVGALALASLVCGWQAADAFAFYPRLRGWAPWGLYAPWAALCLLPSAATLALGGRSGNGAGN; this comes from the coding sequence GTGGGCGCGGTCGGAGAGCTGTTTCATCCGGCGGTCGTGTTCGCCTGGGGCGCTTCGACCATCGTGCTGTCCATGGTGTTCATGCAGCCGGTGCTCGCCGTCGTGTCGTGGGCGGGCGCCGTGCTTGCCCACGCCGCTTGTCGGGGGCTTCGCGCGACGGCGGCCTCGCTTGCGTGGCAGGCGCCGCTCATGGCGCTCGTCGCGCTGGGCAACTTCGTCTTTGCCGCCCAGGGCTCGACCGAGCTGTTCCGCATCGGTGCGCGCGCCTTCTACTTCGAAAGCCTTGTTTTCGGGTGCGTCATGGCGCTTTCGCTGTCCGCCATGCTGCTGTGGTTCTCGGTGCTGTTTTCGGTCGCGACGCCTGACGACGTGCTTGACCTGGTCGGCGGCGCGCTGCCGGTGACGGGCCTTCTGACGTCGATGACCTGCTCGCTCGTGCCGCAGTTCACGCGTCGGGGCCAGGCCGTGCGCGACGTCATGGCGGCGAACACGGCGGCGGTCCGCTCCTCGGGCGGCGCAGGGAGTGCGTCTGACGCCCCCCGCCGCGCATCGGCCCGCCGCCTGTCGCTTCCGAGCGCCGCGTCGCTGCGCCAGCCCCTGCGCGTTCTCACTGTCGTGGTCGGCTGGGGCTTGGAAGACTCGCTCGACCGCGCGGCGTCGTGCAAGGCTCGGGCGTGGGGGTCGGGTCCGCGCACGCGCTATCGGCGCCGCGGCCTGCGGCGGGTCGACGTTGCGGCCTTGGCGCTCGTCGGGGCGCTGGCGCTGGCGAGTCTCGTCTGCGGCTGGCAGGCGGCAGACGCCTTCGCGTTCTATCCGCGCCTGCGCGGCTGGGCTCCGTGGGGGCTGTATGCGCCCTGGGCGGCGCTGTGTCTGCTTCCGAGCGCGGCGACGCTTGCCCTGGGCGGAAGGAGTGGCAATGGCGCTGGCAATTGA
- a CDS encoding DUF4430 domain-containing protein has product MSDKLDERIAPPVACGDAASEGARESDAKKAASLRWRLVAAAGAAVLAVACGVAALAGTAAGPGDAAAGKAEDVVAAGAAESAAPQSTAGQSEPERAQASGEAAQPARDATEADDAKSADKTNASDSPAADKPATSGEIAGATGGKEGSSAGESAPASGGSNAAEAAPAAEASAGSAPASSEPSRAPDASSGSAASASSTGANSASGASAGASSGASAPAAPPSAPKPPASDGATRPATITVTLAIDASRAEPFGYDVSRPRASIELPAGATVYDALVATGAAVGGASDYVSSIDGLAEFSCGAESGWLYFVDGESPSSSCGSYELSGGEDIRWAYTCELGSDL; this is encoded by the coding sequence GTGAGCGACAAACTTGACGAACGGATAGCGCCTCCGGTCGCCTGCGGCGATGCGGCGAGCGAGGGCGCACGCGAAAGCGACGCGAAGAAGGCGGCCTCTCTGCGTTGGCGGTTGGTCGCAGCTGCCGGGGCGGCCGTGCTTGCGGTCGCGTGCGGCGTTGCGGCGTTGGCGGGCACGGCGGCAGGGCCGGGTGATGCGGCCGCCGGCAAGGCGGAAGACGTCGTCGCGGCCGGCGCTGCGGAATCGGCGGCGCCGCAATCGACGGCCGGCCAGAGCGAGCCGGAACGCGCCCAGGCATCCGGTGAGGCCGCGCAGCCCGCCCGCGATGCAACCGAGGCGGACGATGCGAAGTCGGCTGACAAGACAAATGCGAGCGACAGCCCGGCCGCCGACAAGCCGGCGACATCCGGCGAAATCGCCGGCGCGACAGGAGGGAAGGAAGGCTCTTCGGCCGGCGAATCCGCGCCGGCGTCAGGAGGGTCGAACGCAGCGGAGGCTGCGCCTGCCGCCGAGGCTTCCGCTGGCAGCGCACCAGCGTCGTCGGAGCCTTCGCGTGCGCCGGACGCCTCGTCGGGCAGTGCCGCTTCCGCCTCGTCGACCGGGGCAAACAGCGCATCTGGTGCTTCGGCCGGCGCGTCTTCTGGCGCTTCTGCGCCCGCCGCGCCCCCTTCCGCTCCCAAGCCGCCCGCCTCCGACGGCGCCACCCGCCCGGCGACCATCACGGTCACGCTCGCCATCGACGCGTCGCGCGCCGAGCCGTTCGGCTACGACGTGTCGCGCCCCCGCGCCTCCATCGAGCTTCCTGCCGGCGCCACGGTCTACGATGCGCTCGTCGCCACGGGCGCTGCCGTGGGTGGCGCATCGGATTACGTGTCGTCCATCGACGGCCTGGCCGAGTTCTCGTGCGGCGCCGAAAGCGGCTGGCTCTACTTCGTCGACGGCGAAAGCCCCTCTTCCAGCTGCGGATCCTACGAGCTGTCCGGCGGAGAGGACATTCGCTGGGCCTACACCTGCGAGCTGGGAAGCGACCTGTAG